Below is a window of Mycobacterium dioxanotrophicus DNA.
CACCAGCAGAAGTCGCGGTTGCGGTAGCTGCGGGGCGGCCGGTCGTGCGGACCGACGGCGAGGTAGACCTGCCGGCCCGACTGCTGCAGTTCGTCGGCGATCTGCACACCTGACGATCCGGCGCCGACGACCAGTACGGCGCCGTCGGGCAGCTGCTGCGGATTGTGATAAGCGCTCGAATGAAGCTGGTGGATACCCACGCTTTGCGGAACGACTGGCGGGATGACGGGCTTCTGGAACGCGCCGGTTGCCGCCACGACGTAGCGGGCCTCGATGGTGCCGTCGGAGGTCTGGGCGGTGAAGCCCGGCCGGCCGTCGTTCTTGCGGACCGATGTCACCTCGACGCCGGTGCGGATGGGCGCGTCGATCTTCTCGGCGTAGGAGACGAGATAGTCGGCGACCTGTTCCTTGCCGGCGAACCCGTCGGGGTCGATATTGAACTCCTGGCCCGGAAAGCGGTCATGCCAGGCGGGCCCGTTGGCCACCAGTGAGTCCCACCGCCACGACCGCCAGCGCTCGGCGACCCGATCGCGCTCGACGACGAGGTGCGGAACGCCCTGCAAACCGAGGTGCTCGCTCATCGCGATACCGGCTTGACCCGCGCCGACGACGAGAACCTCGGTCTCTTGGCTCGACATCCCAACCTCCACTGCTCGGACAGAATCGCTCGTTGGAAACCATGATTCAGCCGCGCGCTGTATCTGTACAGCGCATATATTCGATCTAATTCATCTGAAAAACCGATCCGCGGCCGGGCGGCGCGATCCGTGCGGGGGTAACGGTTCACCGGCCCGTCACCATGCGTTCGACGTGGCGCACAGCGCCGGGGCACGGTTTGGACCACCATCTTCAGATGTGGGCACGAGACGTTTGACAGCACCCGGCGAGACTCCCGATACCGGGATCCCGACGGCGGTGGCCGCCAGCATGACGATGGCCGAGCAGTACGACTGGCATCAGGACTATCTTCGCAGGCACCGGGTGTCGCGACGGAACTTTCTGCGAGGCTCGGCAGCATTGGCGGCAGTCGCCGGTCTCGGGGTATCTCCGTTCGGTCACCGCGCCTACGCCGCCGACGCACCGCTGACGGTGGCCAACCGCCGCGTGGGCTACGGTTCCGACGCGGCGAGCCAACTGCGGTTCGCCGCACAGCTGTCGCGCAGCCCGGGCGGGCTGAAAGTCTTCGTCGATCACGGCCCCACGCCGGCGCTGGGCGCGACGGCCGAGGCCGAGGTCCGCAACCTGGTCACGCAGATTCCCGACAGTCGTGGGGGTGTGCTCGCGGCCGAGCAGTTCTACGCCCATGTGCCGGTCGACGGGTTGCCGGGACGAGCACCGCATTTTTATCAGTGGCGCACCGAAGACGGTTTCGTCAGCGACGTGTTGTCCGCGTCGACGGCGATGCCCAGCGCACGCGACGCACAGGTCCCGTTCAGATTCACCATGTTGGGCGATCAGGGGACCGATGACACCCCGGCGCTGCCGCCGGGATTGAAGCCCGGCGATTACGACGACCAGTACTACAAGCCGGACAACGACCCGACCGTCGGACATACCACCAACGTGTTGAACCAAATCGTCGCGTCACGCCCGGATTTCCATGTGCTGGCCGGGGATATCGCCTACGCCGACCCCTCGGGTGCGGGTAAGCCGGGAACGTTCGTGCCCTCGGGCGGGGGCAATCCGCCGTCGGGATTCGACAAGTTCAATCCGTTCGTGTGGGACGTCTACTTCGGGTCGATCGAGCGCAGCGCCGCGACGACGCCGTGGATGTTCGCCACCGGCAATCACGACATGGAAGCGAGCTACCCGGCGCACGGGTACGCCGGGCATCTGGCCCGGCTCGACTTCCCGGGCAACGGCCCCAAGACCTGCCCGTCGGTGTACTCGTTCGTCTACGGCAACGTCGCGGTGCTCTCCTTGGACGCCAACGACGTCAGCTACGAGATCAAGGCGAACACCGGGTACTCGGGTGGGGCCCAGAACAGCTGGGTGGAACGCACGTTGGCCGCGCACCGGGCCGATCCCGACATCGACTTCATCGTCTGCTTCTTCCATCACTGTGCGTATTCGACGACGGATTCGCACGCCAGTGACGGCGGCGTCCGCGCGGCCTGGGTCGACTTGTTCGACCGCCATCGGGTGGACCTGGTGCTACAGGGCCACAACCACGTCTTCGAGCGGACCGATCCGATTCGTGGCGGCCGCCCGACGCGGGCCGCCGAAGACAACGCCGTCGTCTATCCCGACACCGACGGCACGGTGTATTACACGGTGGGTTCGGGCGGGCGGCCGCGCTACAACTTTCAGCCAGGCGAATCGGAGAGCTATCGCGGGCACGTGATAGCCGACACCTTCGTGCCCAACAGCTACGTTTGGGATGCCAACGGAGACAAGCAGCCTGAGGGCGTCGCGTGGTCACGGGTGCGGTTCCGCAACTACGCCTTCATCCGCGTCGATGTGCGGCCCGGGACGTTCGTCAGTGAGATGGATGTCGTCGCGGTCGACGAATACGGCAATGAACTGGACAAGCTCACCTACCGGCGACAGCCGTCGTAGCCTCGGGCATATGACCAAACTGGCACCATCGGCAAGCGGCATCGCCCGATTCGGTCGGGCAGCCTGGTTTTTCGGTAATGCCTACGAGGCGGTCGTCGGCGTGCCTCAACTCATCGCCGGCGCCA
It encodes the following:
- a CDS encoding flavin-containing monooxygenase translates to MSSQETEVLVVGAGQAGIAMSEHLGLQGVPHLVVERDRVAERWRSWRWDSLVANGPAWHDRFPGQEFNIDPDGFAGKEQVADYLVSYAEKIDAPIRTGVEVTSVRKNDGRPGFTAQTSDGTIEARYVVAATGAFQKPVIPPVVPQSVGIHQLHSSAYHNPQQLPDGAVLVVGAGSSGVQIADELQQSGRQVYLAVGPHDRPPRSYRNRDFCWWLGVLGKWDMAAPPRGAEHVTIAVSGAHGGHTVDFRSLAASGITLLGMAGAFDNGVMRFAPDLRNNIEAGDANYLSMLDEADAYVARNGLDLPEEPQARILGPNPGCVTHPILVLDFAAAGITSIIWAVGFAFDYGWLQVDAFDENGKPKHQRGVSTEPGVYFLGLPWQSRRGSSFIWGVWHDAKYLADQIAIQRSYLAYKAANQT
- a CDS encoding metallophosphoesterase, whose amino-acid sequence is MTMAEQYDWHQDYLRRHRVSRRNFLRGSAALAAVAGLGVSPFGHRAYAADAPLTVANRRVGYGSDAASQLRFAAQLSRSPGGLKVFVDHGPTPALGATAEAEVRNLVTQIPDSRGGVLAAEQFYAHVPVDGLPGRAPHFYQWRTEDGFVSDVLSASTAMPSARDAQVPFRFTMLGDQGTDDTPALPPGLKPGDYDDQYYKPDNDPTVGHTTNVLNQIVASRPDFHVLAGDIAYADPSGAGKPGTFVPSGGGNPPSGFDKFNPFVWDVYFGSIERSAATTPWMFATGNHDMEASYPAHGYAGHLARLDFPGNGPKTCPSVYSFVYGNVAVLSLDANDVSYEIKANTGYSGGAQNSWVERTLAAHRADPDIDFIVCFFHHCAYSTTDSHASDGGVRAAWVDLFDRHRVDLVLQGHNHVFERTDPIRGGRPTRAAEDNAVVYPDTDGTVYYTVGSGGRPRYNFQPGESESYRGHVIADTFVPNSYVWDANGDKQPEGVAWSRVRFRNYAFIRVDVRPGTFVSEMDVVAVDEYGNELDKLTYRRQPS